The following proteins are encoded in a genomic region of Brachypodium distachyon strain Bd21 chromosome 1, Brachypodium_distachyon_v3.0, whole genome shotgun sequence:
- the LOC104582065 gene encoding uncharacterized protein LOC104582065 — translation MASNPMFQWPGQHPEDDEPEERQIGVDPFSLRQFSRLNIDKPLPIPSVSVDDPPPPPAPARYASASASVPCSRQASPRLGSSAAAAAPTRWDAHLALASGHDARAVLPAACPASRAMSRSKSCAELLSDADNEFDVILSSPERRASAPQRWGSDVPLIADAKGGRNNKGRRKGNKHGAEAPFGCCLYLPGLARRTATGKPSPAPRTPAASTAARASSPGYFSATLRGPDDVVDQPEPADQCCSRPSTMSLAVSMEGFDCRFSSRSSMRFSSRSSTGMGFGMAQLDGEEASSSSYFDLPMELIMGCDGDEEGELPVHAAFLFDSDGIRKSVLRKGAGRVARPSSAAQVSAVGDASGAGRMSARHVRFSVTSGPAPSTPADS, via the coding sequence ATGGCGAGCAACCCCATGTTCCAGTGGCCGGGGCAGCACCCGGAAGATGATGAGCCCGAAGAGAGGCAGATCGGCGTGGACCCCTTCTCCCTCCGCCAGTTCTCCCGCCTCAACATCGACAAGCCGCTGCCGAtcccctccgtctccgtcgacgaccccccgccgccgccggccccggctCGCTacgccagcgccagcgccagcgTGCCGTGCTCCAGACAGGCCTCGCCGCGCCTCGGCTcgtccgcggccgccgccgcgcccaccAGGTGGGACGCGCACCTGGCTCTGGCCTCAGGCCACGACGCGAGAGCcgtcctccccgccgcctgccccgcCTCCAGGGCGATGTCGAGGAGCAAGTCCTGCGCCGAGCTGCTCTCCGACGCCGACAACGAGTTCGACGTGATCCTCTCGTCCCCCGAGCGCAGGGCGAGCGCGCCGCAGCGGTGGGGCAGCGACGTGCCTCTCATCGCGGACGCAAAGGGCGGCAGGAACAACAAGGGTCGGCGCAAGGGAAATAAGCACGGGGCCGAAGCCCCGTTCGGCTGCTGCCTCTATCTCCCGGGCCTCGCCAGGAGGACTGCTACTGGCaagccgtcgccggcgccgcgcacGCCAGCGGCATCCACTGCGGCGCGCGCTTCTTCACCGGGTTATTTCTCCGCGACGCTCCGCGGCCCCGACGACGTCGTTGATCAGCCGGAGCCGGCCGATCAGTGCTGCTCCCGGCCGAGCACCATGTCGCTGGCCGTGTCGATGGAGGGCTTCGACTGCCGCTTCTCCTCGAGGTCCTCCATGCGCTTCTCCTCGAGGTCCTCGACGGGCATGGGCTTTGGCATGGCCCAgctcgacggcgaggaggcctCGTCGTCGAGCTACTTCGACCTCCCGATGGAGCTCATCATGGGCTGCGACGGGGACGAGGAGGGCGAGCTGCCGGTGCACGCCGCGTTCCTCTTCGACAGCGACGGCATACGGAAGAGCGTGCTCAGGAAGGGCGCGGGGCGCGTGGCGCGGCCGTCGTCTGCTGCTCAGGTGTCGGCTGTCGGCGACGCATCCGGCGCAGGCAGGATGTCAGCCCGACACGTGAGGTTCTCAGTGACGTCGGGGCCGGCACCCTCGACGCCGGCGGATTCATAG